A single window of Micrococcaceae bacterium Sec5.1 DNA harbors:
- the aspS gene encoding aspartate--tRNA ligase: MLRTHDLGSLRSEHIGQTVTLAGWVGRRRDHGGVAFVDLRDASGVAQVVVREEEVFHGLRNEYVLQVTGTVSKRPEGNENPALATGEIEVMADKVIILNTSEPLPFQIDEHVEVGEEARLKHRYLDLRRPGPARNLRLRSEANRIARELLHQRGYVEIETPTLTRSTPEGARDFVVPARLAPGSWYALPQSPQLFKQLLQVGGFEKYYQIARCYRDEDFRADRQPEFTQLDIEASFVDQDDVIELGEAIVKALWQLIDVEVPTPIRRMTYLDAMAKYGSDKPDLRFGLELTELTEFFKDTNFGVFKAPYVGAVVMPGGASQARRALDAWQEWAKQRGAKGLAYVLYKEDGELAGPVAKNLTDEERAGLADAVGAKPGDCIFFAAGEKSASRALLGAARVEIGHRTGLIDPKDWAFVWIVDAPMFEPASAAVASGDVAVGAGQWTAVHHAFTSPKPEFLDTFDKDPESALSYAYDIVCNGNEIGGGSIRIHEREVQERVFQLMGLDKEDAETKFGFLLEGFKYGAPPHGGIALGWDRVVALLAGVESIRDVIAFPKTGNGFDPLTAAPAPITAQQRKEAGVDFKPETKPAAKPETESE, from the coding sequence GTGCTGCGCACACATGACCTCGGATCACTTCGCTCCGAGCACATTGGACAAACCGTTACCCTGGCCGGCTGGGTGGGCCGCCGCCGTGATCACGGTGGCGTTGCATTCGTTGACCTTCGTGACGCTTCCGGTGTCGCCCAGGTGGTTGTCCGTGAAGAAGAGGTCTTCCACGGCCTGCGGAACGAGTACGTCCTGCAGGTTACGGGCACCGTTAGCAAGCGTCCTGAAGGCAATGAGAACCCCGCGCTGGCTACGGGCGAGATCGAGGTCATGGCGGACAAAGTCATCATCCTGAACACTTCGGAACCCCTGCCGTTCCAGATCGACGAGCATGTGGAAGTTGGCGAAGAAGCCCGCCTTAAGCACCGCTACCTTGACCTTCGCCGCCCTGGTCCTGCACGCAACCTCCGCCTCCGCTCCGAGGCAAACCGTATCGCCCGCGAGTTGTTGCACCAGCGCGGCTACGTCGAGATTGAGACACCCACGTTGACGCGTTCGACGCCGGAAGGCGCCCGTGACTTCGTCGTCCCCGCCCGGCTTGCCCCGGGTTCTTGGTACGCGCTCCCGCAGTCGCCGCAGCTTTTCAAGCAGCTGCTCCAGGTGGGCGGATTCGAAAAGTACTACCAGATCGCCCGCTGCTACCGTGACGAAGACTTCCGCGCGGACCGCCAGCCGGAGTTCACCCAGCTGGACATCGAGGCCAGCTTCGTTGACCAGGACGATGTCATCGAGCTTGGCGAAGCAATCGTGAAGGCCCTGTGGCAACTGATCGACGTCGAGGTCCCCACCCCGATCCGACGCATGACGTACCTGGACGCCATGGCAAAGTATGGTTCCGACAAGCCGGACCTGCGCTTCGGCCTGGAGCTCACCGAGCTGACTGAGTTCTTCAAGGACACCAACTTCGGCGTTTTCAAGGCACCTTACGTTGGCGCGGTCGTTATGCCCGGGGGCGCTTCCCAGGCGCGCCGTGCCCTGGATGCCTGGCAGGAATGGGCCAAGCAGCGTGGCGCAAAGGGGCTGGCCTACGTTCTTTACAAGGAAGATGGCGAACTCGCTGGCCCCGTGGCCAAGAACCTCACCGACGAAGAACGTGCCGGCCTGGCCGATGCTGTTGGTGCCAAGCCGGGTGACTGCATTTTCTTCGCCGCTGGCGAGAAGTCCGCATCACGGGCCCTCCTTGGCGCGGCACGTGTTGAAATTGGCCACCGCACGGGCCTGATTGATCCCAAAGACTGGGCCTTCGTATGGATCGTGGACGCTCCGATGTTCGAGCCCGCTTCCGCGGCAGTCGCCTCCGGTGACGTTGCTGTCGGCGCTGGCCAGTGGACAGCTGTGCACCACGCCTTCACCTCTCCCAAGCCCGAGTTCCTTGACACCTTTGACAAGGACCCTGAGTCGGCACTTTCCTACGCCTACGACATCGTGTGCAACGGCAACGAAATCGGTGGCGGCTCCATCCGTATCCACGAACGTGAAGTCCAGGAACGCGTCTTCCAGCTCATGGGCCTGGACAAGGAAGACGCCGAGACCAAGTTCGGCTTCCTGTTGGAGGGCTTCAAGTACGGCGCGCCGCCACACGGCGGAATCGCGCTTGGCTGGGACCGTGTGGTGGCTTTGCTCGCCGGTGTCGAGTCCATCCGCGACGTCATTGCCTTCCCGAAGACCGGCAATGGCTTTGACCCGCTGACCGCCGCTCCTGCACCCATTACGGCACAGCAGCGAAAGGAAGCCGGCGTGGACTTCAAGCCGGAAACCAAGCCTGCGGCCAAGCCGGAGACCGAGTCCGAATAA
- a CDS encoding GNAT family N-acetyltransferase: MLEQAFLETLMDKAWPAVEREALDVGNAGEWVLRASAGVTQRANSVWPRNLQGMLADTPELGSSPGLASSPDLERSVSSASSWYRQRRLPLIFQIFDDSRSAGLNASAGLNAVLDGQRFTRQSETLIMVRGMDVLETLDDRPQRVELSDAPTDEWLRLWWSVDGRGGQAELEVARAILTGCESVYALVRDDDGGPAAVGRLALVDGWGGLYAMATSATHRRRGYGTMVLAALLNEGAARNLQGFWLLVTASNRGAQALYSRAGFVEQGSYLYRQAPLRRAPGGC, from the coding sequence ATGTTGGAACAAGCATTCTTGGAAACCCTCATGGATAAGGCGTGGCCCGCCGTAGAGCGCGAAGCCCTTGACGTGGGAAATGCGGGGGAGTGGGTGCTCCGTGCGTCCGCTGGGGTCACGCAGAGGGCGAACTCCGTTTGGCCGAGGAACCTGCAGGGGATGCTGGCCGACACGCCGGAGCTGGGAAGCAGTCCGGGCCTGGCAAGCAGTCCGGACCTGGAGCGGTCAGTCAGCTCGGCGTCATCCTGGTACAGGCAGCGGCGTCTCCCGCTCATTTTCCAGATATTCGATGACTCCCGTAGTGCAGGTCTTAACGCCAGTGCAGGCCTTAACGCCGTCCTGGACGGGCAACGCTTCACCAGGCAGTCGGAAACCCTGATTATGGTCCGGGGCATGGACGTCTTGGAAACCTTGGATGACCGGCCCCAGAGGGTAGAACTCTCGGACGCGCCCACCGATGAATGGCTTCGCTTGTGGTGGTCCGTGGATGGGCGTGGTGGCCAGGCGGAACTGGAGGTTGCCCGCGCCATTCTTACCGGATGCGAGTCTGTGTACGCACTGGTGAGGGACGACGACGGCGGACCGGCCGCCGTCGGACGCCTCGCCCTGGTGGACGGCTGGGGAGGCCTCTACGCCATGGCAACCTCGGCCACCCACCGCAGGCGGGGATACGGGACGATGGTGCTGGCAGCTCTACTGAATGAGGGAGCGGCCCGCAATCTCCAGGGTTTTTGGCTGTTGGTTACTGCTTCCAACCGCGGTGCCCAGGCGTTGTATTCGCGGGCCGGGTTCGTGGAACAAGGGAGT